A genomic segment from Myxococcota bacterium encodes:
- a CDS encoding FAD-dependent monooxygenase, with product MAPDDDALRDRAGDRDRTASAHADADARLRVLALELGTDEPESALRARAAAALGIAAHEVEHLRVARKALDARRRGGAHALRFVVHADVAVARSASRAAIARAVSANRARELPPPARLEVADAQPGWRGRRAVVVGSGPAGVFAAHVLALHGVRVDVLERGPALRERGRAVARFVRTHEIDREANLLFGEGGAGTYSDGKLYTRTQHALEEPIVRALVECGAPEAIAFDARAHIGTDVLHRVLPRLRARLEALGVAFRFGVRVEGLRTAAGDADRRVTAVRTTHGDVEADAVVLAVGHSARDTLRALVRDGVVAVAKPFQLGVRVEHPQELVDRGRYGPRTAVSDALGPAYYALVRRADGAAPGVHSFCMCPGGQIVAAVSEPGLLCTNGMSNSRHSSPFANAGIVVTVDPRRLAGDDAFAGVAFQEELEARFYEAGGGGFAAPAQRVDDFLAGRASRALRATSYKLGAVPARIDALLPGWIADALRRALGRFDREIPGFASDAGMFVGVESRSSGPVRLPRDARTFRAEGFANLFPAGEGAGHAGGIMSAAIDGARAAQAMLRSPAPLSSSQG from the coding sequence GTGGCCCCCGACGACGACGCACTCCGCGACCGCGCCGGCGACCGCGACCGCACCGCGAGCGCGCACGCGGATGCGGACGCGCGCCTGCGCGTGCTCGCGCTCGAGCTCGGCACGGACGAGCCGGAGAGCGCGCTCCGCGCGCGCGCCGCCGCGGCGCTCGGAATCGCCGCGCACGAGGTCGAGCACCTGCGGGTCGCGCGCAAGGCGCTCGACGCGCGGCGGCGCGGCGGCGCGCACGCGCTGCGCTTCGTCGTCCACGCGGACGTCGCCGTCGCCCGCTCGGCGTCGCGCGCGGCGATCGCGCGCGCCGTGTCCGCGAACCGCGCGCGCGAGCTCCCTCCGCCCGCGCGGCTCGAGGTCGCCGACGCGCAGCCCGGCTGGCGCGGGCGGCGCGCCGTGGTCGTCGGGAGCGGGCCGGCCGGCGTCTTCGCCGCACACGTGCTCGCACTCCACGGCGTGCGCGTCGACGTGCTCGAGCGGGGGCCGGCGCTGCGCGAGCGCGGTCGCGCGGTGGCGCGCTTCGTGCGCACGCACGAGATCGACCGCGAGGCGAACCTGCTGTTCGGCGAGGGCGGTGCGGGGACCTACTCCGACGGGAAGCTCTATACGCGCACGCAGCACGCGCTCGAGGAGCCGATCGTGCGCGCGCTCGTCGAGTGCGGCGCGCCCGAGGCGATCGCGTTCGACGCGCGCGCGCACATCGGCACGGACGTGCTGCACCGCGTGCTGCCGCGGCTGCGCGCGCGGCTCGAGGCGCTCGGCGTCGCGTTCCGCTTCGGCGTGCGCGTCGAGGGGCTGCGCACGGCGGCCGGCGACGCGGATCGACGCGTGACGGCCGTGCGCACGACGCACGGCGACGTCGAGGCCGACGCCGTCGTGCTCGCCGTCGGGCACAGCGCGCGCGACACGCTGCGCGCGCTCGTGCGCGACGGCGTCGTCGCGGTCGCGAAGCCCTTCCAGCTCGGCGTGCGCGTCGAGCACCCCCAGGAGCTCGTCGACCGAGGGCGCTACGGGCCGCGCACGGCGGTGTCGGACGCGCTCGGCCCCGCCTACTATGCGCTCGTCCGGCGCGCCGACGGCGCCGCGCCGGGCGTCCACAGCTTCTGCATGTGCCCGGGCGGACAGATCGTCGCCGCCGTCTCCGAGCCGGGCCTCCTGTGCACGAACGGCATGAGCAACTCGCGCCACTCGTCGCCCTTCGCGAACGCGGGCATCGTGGTGACGGTGGACCCGCGGCGGCTCGCGGGCGACGACGCGTTCGCGGGCGTCGCGTTCCAGGAGGAGCTCGAGGCGCGCTTCTACGAGGCGGGCGGCGGCGGGTTCGCCGCGCCCGCACAGCGCGTCGACGACTTCCTCGCCGGCCGCGCGAGCCGCGCGCTGCGCGCGACGAGCTACAAGCTCGGCGCGGTGCCGGCGCGCATCGACGCGCTGCTGCCCGGCTGGATCGCCGACGCGCTGCGGCGCGCGCTCGGCCGCTTCGACCGCGAGATCCCGGGCTTCGCGAGCGACGCGGGAATGTTCGTGGGCGTCGAGTCGCGCAGCTCGGGGCCCGTCCGCCTGCCGCGCGACGCGCGCACCTTCCGCGCCGAGGGCTTCGCGAACCTGTTCCCGGCCGGTGAGGGCGCGGGCCACGCGGGCGGCATCATGAGCGC
- a CDS encoding TIGR03564 family F420-dependent LLM class oxidoreductase — protein sequence MRIGIFVSETWGGGSDVAEVRARAQRAEALGFASAWVPYLPWSLDALASIQAAGDATRAIALGTAVIPTYLFHPLALARQAATVQAAIGRPIELGIGCSNEAVIAMHGLAYERPAQHVREYLGVLDAALRAGAAPAGEREHAGLVQFEGELFRVGSIYGTPGASPLGSVLVGALGPLMLRAAGALADGTIATWSPPRAIERAIAPELRRAAQDAGRPEPRIAGVVPVLVTNDAARARDAARAHFATYMQLPRYRRMVELGGTDDIADACIVGDERAVAGALARYADAGMTDLLAAPLSDAGATWERTAEALAALAR from the coding sequence GTGCGCATCGGGATCTTCGTCTCCGAGACGTGGGGCGGCGGGTCGGACGTCGCCGAGGTGCGCGCGCGCGCGCAGCGCGCCGAGGCGCTCGGCTTCGCGAGCGCGTGGGTGCCCTACCTGCCTTGGTCGCTCGACGCGCTCGCCTCGATCCAGGCCGCGGGCGACGCGACGCGCGCGATCGCGCTCGGCACGGCCGTGATCCCGACCTACCTGTTCCACCCGCTCGCGCTCGCGCGCCAGGCCGCGACCGTGCAGGCCGCGATCGGGCGCCCGATCGAGCTCGGCATCGGCTGCTCGAACGAGGCCGTGATCGCGATGCACGGGCTCGCCTACGAGCGCCCGGCGCAGCACGTGCGCGAATACCTCGGTGTGCTCGACGCGGCGCTGCGCGCGGGCGCCGCGCCGGCCGGCGAGCGCGAGCACGCGGGCCTCGTGCAGTTCGAGGGCGAGCTCTTCCGCGTCGGCTCGATCTACGGGACGCCCGGCGCGAGCCCGCTCGGGAGCGTGCTCGTCGGCGCGCTCGGCCCGCTCATGCTGCGCGCGGCCGGCGCGCTCGCCGACGGCACGATCGCGACGTGGAGCCCGCCGCGCGCGATCGAGCGCGCGATCGCGCCCGAGCTCCGCCGCGCCGCGCAGGACGCGGGCCGGCCCGAGCCGCGCATCGCGGGCGTCGTCCCGGTGCTCGTGACGAACGACGCCGCGCGCGCGCGCGACGCCGCGCGCGCGCACTTCGCGACGTACATGCAGCTCCCGCGCTACCGGCGGATGGTCGAGCTCGGCGGCACCGACGACATCGCGGACGCGTGCATCGTCGGCGACGAGCGCGCCGTCGCCGGCGCGCTCGCGCGCTACGCGGACGCGGGAATGACCGATCTCCTCGCCGCACCCCTCTCCGACGCGGGCGCGACGTGGGAGCGCACGGCCGAGGCGCTCGCCGCCCTCGCCCGCTGA